The nucleotide window TGCCGGTACCGGCTGCAAATATGACGACGCGCTTTTTTTCCAAGTGCCGGATTGCTTTGCGTCGTATGTATGGTTCAGCGACTTGGCGCATCTCTATGCTCGTTTGCACCCTGCTCTCCACTTCAATTTCTTCAAGGCTGTCCTGTAAAGCGAGGGCGTTCATGACTGTTGCAAGCATTCCCATGTAATCAGCGGTGGCGCGATCCATTCCTTGAGAACTGCCTGCCATTCCCCTCCAAATATTGCCGGCTCCAACAACGATGGCGATTTCTGTACCCAACGCGGCTACGCCTTTTAACTGAGAAGCAATAGATTGGATGACGTTCGGATCAATGCCATACCCTTGATCTCCGGCAAGTGCCTCCCCGCTTAATTTCAAAACTACACGTTTGTAATTGTGCATCGTATGCCTCCATTACTAGAAGTGAGAGGTGAGAGGTGGGAGGTGAGAAAAGCCCCCACCGTTTGCCTTACTCTTTCACTTGCGACATGACTTCGTCGGCAAAATTCTCCTCTTTTTTCTCCATTCCTTCTCCCACTTCATAACGAATAAAGGAGGAAACTGTTGCGTTTTGGCTTTTCATATATTGTTCTACAGTTTGATCGCTGTCTTTCACAAATTCTTGATCCAAGAGCGTCACTTGTTGGAAAAATTTCTTCAAACGGCCTTCCACCATTTTTTCAACGATCTTTTCCGGTTTTCCTTCATTAAGCGCTTGCTGTTTAAGAATTTCCCGCTCTTTGTTGACTTCTTCTTCGGGAACTTCATCGCGCGTCACATACGTTGGCTTAATCGCAGCCACATGCATCGCTATATCCTTTGCAACCGATTCGTCCGTTGTGCCGTCGACCACGGCAAGCACAGCGATGCTTCCTCCCATATGAAGGTAAGCGCCGAATGCTTGCGTTTCTGTTTTTTCAACGACCGTGAAGCGCCTTAGCGAGATTTTTTCACCGATGGTAGCGATCTGCTCGGTAATATACTGTTCGAGGGTGTCTCCGCCTTCGGTTTTCTGTGCCAACGCGGTATCGACATCGCTTGGTTGATGGTCAAGCAGGTGCTGGGAAACGGTCGAAACGACCTTTTGA belongs to Salicibibacter cibi and includes:
- the pyrH gene encoding UMP kinase, producing the protein MHNYKRVVLKLSGEALAGDQGYGIDPNVIQSIASQLKGVAALGTEIAIVVGAGNIWRGMAGSSQGMDRATADYMGMLATVMNALALQDSLEEIEVESRVQTSIEMRQVAEPYIRRKAIRHLEKKRVVIFAAGTGNPYFTTDTTAALRAAEIEADVILMAKNNVDGVYDADPAENENAVKYRELSYFDVLKDGLGVMDSTASSLCMDNNISVIVFSISKEGNIKRAVQGEDIGTVVRGNGS
- the tsf gene encoding translation elongation factor Ts, whose translation is MAISASKVKELREKTGAGMMDCKKALTETDGNMEEAVAFLREKGIAKAAKKAERVAAEGLANVKVDGNKAVIVEINAETDFVAKNENFQKVVSTVSQHLLDHQPSDVDTALAQKTEGGDTLEQYITEQIATIGEKISLRRFTVVEKTETQAFGAYLHMGGSIAVLAVVDGTTDESVAKDIAMHVAAIKPTYVTRDEVPEEEVNKEREILKQQALNEGKPEKIVEKMVEGRLKKFFQQVTLLDQEFVKDSDQTVEQYMKSQNATVSSFIRYEVGEGMEKKEENFADEVMSQVKE